The DNA sequence GCTGGCGTGAGCGATCGCTCCTCGGTGTTGTACATGCTCGCGGCCTGGCCGCCGCCGGCGAAAAGAAGGCCGCCGTCGCCGCACTCCTGCGCGCGGAACAGGACCTCGGACGGGTCAGCGACGGAGACGACGAGCCGAACCGGGTGTTCTTCTACACCGAGGCCAGCCTCGCCCACGAGACCGCCGCCACTCTGCGCGATCTGGGCGACCTCCCCGGCGCCGAAGCCCAGTTCACTCGCAGCGTCAGGACACGGCGCGCCCAGTTCGCCAGGACGCACTCCGTCACCCTGGGATACCTCGGCGCCGTCCAAGCCCAGCAAGGACATCTCGACATGGCCTGCGACACCTGGAGCCAGGCTCTCGACGCCATGACCGGAGTCCAGTCGGGGCGGGCGAGGGAGACCGTCGTGCAGATGCGCCGATCCTTGTCGCCCTTCCGGAACCGGGCCGGAAGCCACGCCGCGGAGCTGGACGCGCGCGCTCGCTCCATGCTGAGCCAGGCGTAGACCGCGGGCCCACGAGCGTGAGAACTCGCATCCTCCGAAGCTGCGCTCATCGCGGATGCCGGCGTTGATCTGGCCGGGCGAAGGGGGCACGGGTCCCGCAACGTAGGCTGACCGCGTTGAATCGCCAATGTCCTTCTGCCGGGGCCGGAATGGCCGACCGTGCAGGTGATGAGGGGGAGACGAATGCCCGACCCTATGCGGATCGAGATCACGGCCGTCGCGGAGGTCGTAGCGGGCCACACGGACCCGGTCGACGACTTCCAGGGCGGTGTGGAGTCGATCATCCGCATGAACGAGGACTTCCCGCTGGAGACCCTCGCGGGTCTTCAGGACTTCTCGCACCTGGAGATCCTCTGGCGCTTCCATCGAGCCAGTCCGACGGATGTGGCACTGCACGCCCGAAGCCCGCGCAATAATCCGAACTGGCCGGCTACGGGTACCTTCGTCCACCGCAACCATCGACGCCCGAACCAGCTCGCCGTGTCCCATCCCAGGCTCGTACGAGTCGACGGACGGGACCTTCACGTCACGGACTTCGACGCGGTCATCGGCACGCCCGTTTTTGACGTATCGCCGTACTTCCCGGTCATGGGCCCTCGAGGCGAGATCCACGTGCCGAAATGGGTCGAGGAGATGCTCGAACGCTACTGGGACACCCCGCACGAGAAGCGGTAGGCCGTGGCATGGGCATGCCACATGAAGGTATGGCTTGACCCCGTCGCGA is a window from the Actinacidiphila yeochonensis CN732 genome containing:
- a CDS encoding TrmO family methyltransferase domain-containing protein, with protein sequence MPDPMRIEITAVAEVVAGHTDPVDDFQGGVESIIRMNEDFPLETLAGLQDFSHLEILWRFHRASPTDVALHARSPRNNPNWPATGTFVHRNHRRPNQLAVSHPRLVRVDGRDLHVTDFDAVIGTPVFDVSPYFPVMGPRGEIHVPKWVEEMLERYWDTPHEKR